In one Takifugu flavidus isolate HTHZ2018 chromosome 9, ASM371156v2, whole genome shotgun sequence genomic region, the following are encoded:
- the LOC130531863 gene encoding phospholipase A and acyltransferase 3-like isoform X1 codes for MILADRHLEVDIWKSIKTYKGYFAVQLLFVHVFMTSLCNLVVYIRFLQKNHHSSTADPWCGSRCCTVGYRTSQVFGLYKQNSDMAPVLEPELGDLIEIDRGLYQHWAVYVGDGFVANLASPFGGRGGQSSSVRSLVADQAVVKREELWDVVRNDQWRINNSLDNKYQPHPSHVIVKAACELVGQQRPYCVLSDNCEHFVNYLRYGKAVSLQVCNRILSLVSGLFKYLLFGIVAGAGALCMI; via the exons ATGATCCTAGCAGATCGACATTTGGAAGTCGACATTTGGAAATCTATAAAGACTTATAAAGGTTATTTTGCAGTTCAGTTACTTTTTGTTCACGTGTTTATGACATCATTATGTAACCTAGTGGTTTACATAAGGTTTCTCCAAAAAAACCATCATTCGTCAACAGCTGATCCTTGGTGCGGCTCGCGCTGCTGCACTGTCGGATACCGAACGTCACAGGT GTTCGGGCTTTATAAACAGAACTCTGACATGGCTCCAGTCCTG GAACCAGAACTGGGAGACTTGATAGAAATAGACCGCGGTCTCTATCAGCACTGGGCCGTCTATGTCGGTGATGGATTTGTGGCTAATTTGGCATCACCGT TTGGAGGACGGGGTGGACAGTCCAGCAGCGTCAGGTCACTCGTTGCTGATCAGGCTGTCGTgaagagagaggagctgtgggATGTGGTGCGAAACGACCAGTGGAGAATCAACAACAGCTTGGACAACAAGTATCAGCCCCATCCGAGTCACGTCATCGTGAAGGCAGCCTGCGAGCTGGTGGGCCAGCAGCGGCCGTACTGCGTCCTCAGTGACAACTGCGAACACTTTGTTAACTATCTCCGCTATGGAAAAGCGGTATCTCTGCAG gtgtgtaatAGAATCCTGTCCCTGGTTAGTGGGCTTTTTAAGTATTTGCTGTTTGGTATCgtggctggagcaggagctctttGCATGAtctag
- the LOC130531863 gene encoding phospholipase A and acyltransferase 3-like isoform X3, translated as MILADRHLEVDIWKSIKTYKGYFAVQLLFVHVFMTSLCNLVVYIRFLQKNHHSSTADPWCGSRCCTVGYRTSQNSDMAPVLEPELGDLIEIDRGLYQHWAVYVGDGFVANLASPFGGRGGQSSSVRSLVADQAVVKREELWDVVRNDQWRINNSLDNKYQPHPSHVIVKAACELVGQQRPYCVLSDNCEHFVNYLRYGKAVSLQVCNRILSLVSGLFKYLLFGIVAGAGALCMI; from the exons ATGATCCTAGCAGATCGACATTTGGAAGTCGACATTTGGAAATCTATAAAGACTTATAAAGGTTATTTTGCAGTTCAGTTACTTTTTGTTCACGTGTTTATGACATCATTATGTAACCTAGTGGTTTACATAAGGTTTCTCCAAAAAAACCATCATTCGTCAACAGCTGATCCTTGGTGCGGCTCGCGCTGCTGCACTGTCGGATACCGAACGTCACAG AACTCTGACATGGCTCCAGTCCTG GAACCAGAACTGGGAGACTTGATAGAAATAGACCGCGGTCTCTATCAGCACTGGGCCGTCTATGTCGGTGATGGATTTGTGGCTAATTTGGCATCACCGT TTGGAGGACGGGGTGGACAGTCCAGCAGCGTCAGGTCACTCGTTGCTGATCAGGCTGTCGTgaagagagaggagctgtgggATGTGGTGCGAAACGACCAGTGGAGAATCAACAACAGCTTGGACAACAAGTATCAGCCCCATCCGAGTCACGTCATCGTGAAGGCAGCCTGCGAGCTGGTGGGCCAGCAGCGGCCGTACTGCGTCCTCAGTGACAACTGCGAACACTTTGTTAACTATCTCCGCTATGGAAAAGCGGTATCTCTGCAG gtgtgtaatAGAATCCTGTCCCTGGTTAGTGGGCTTTTTAAGTATTTGCTGTTTGGTATCgtggctggagcaggagctctttGCATGAtctag
- the LOC130531863 gene encoding phospholipase A and acyltransferase 3-like isoform X2 — protein MILADRHLEVDIWKSIKTYKGYFAVQLLFVHVFMTSLCNLVVYIRFLQKNHHSSTADPWCGSRCCTVGYRTSQNSDMAPVLYVEEPELGDLIEIDRGLYQHWAVYVGDGFVANLASPFGGRGGQSSSVRSLVADQAVVKREELWDVVRNDQWRINNSLDNKYQPHPSHVIVKAACELVGQQRPYCVLSDNCEHFVNYLRYGKAVSLQVCNRILSLVSGLFKYLLFGIVAGAGALCMI, from the exons ATGATCCTAGCAGATCGACATTTGGAAGTCGACATTTGGAAATCTATAAAGACTTATAAAGGTTATTTTGCAGTTCAGTTACTTTTTGTTCACGTGTTTATGACATCATTATGTAACCTAGTGGTTTACATAAGGTTTCTCCAAAAAAACCATCATTCGTCAACAGCTGATCCTTGGTGCGGCTCGCGCTGCTGCACTGTCGGATACCGAACGTCACAG AACTCTGACATGGCTCCAGTCCTG TATGTTGAGGAACCAGAACTGGGAGACTTGATAGAAATAGACCGCGGTCTCTATCAGCACTGGGCCGTCTATGTCGGTGATGGATTTGTGGCTAATTTGGCATCACCGT TTGGAGGACGGGGTGGACAGTCCAGCAGCGTCAGGTCACTCGTTGCTGATCAGGCTGTCGTgaagagagaggagctgtgggATGTGGTGCGAAACGACCAGTGGAGAATCAACAACAGCTTGGACAACAAGTATCAGCCCCATCCGAGTCACGTCATCGTGAAGGCAGCCTGCGAGCTGGTGGGCCAGCAGCGGCCGTACTGCGTCCTCAGTGACAACTGCGAACACTTTGTTAACTATCTCCGCTATGGAAAAGCGGTATCTCTGCAG gtgtgtaatAGAATCCTGTCCCTGGTTAGTGGGCTTTTTAAGTATTTGCTGTTTGGTATCgtggctggagcaggagctctttGCATGAtctag
- the LOC130531863 gene encoding phospholipase A and acyltransferase 3-like isoform X5, translated as MAPVLEPELGDLIEIDRGLYQHWAVYVGDGFVANLASPFGGRGGQSSSVRSLVADQAVVKREELWDVVRNDQWRINNSLDNKYQPHPSHVIVKAACELVGQQRPYCVLSDNCEHFVNYLRYGKAVSLQVCNRILSLVSGLFKYLLFGIVAGAGALCMI; from the exons ATGGCTCCAGTCCTG GAACCAGAACTGGGAGACTTGATAGAAATAGACCGCGGTCTCTATCAGCACTGGGCCGTCTATGTCGGTGATGGATTTGTGGCTAATTTGGCATCACCGT TTGGAGGACGGGGTGGACAGTCCAGCAGCGTCAGGTCACTCGTTGCTGATCAGGCTGTCGTgaagagagaggagctgtgggATGTGGTGCGAAACGACCAGTGGAGAATCAACAACAGCTTGGACAACAAGTATCAGCCCCATCCGAGTCACGTCATCGTGAAGGCAGCCTGCGAGCTGGTGGGCCAGCAGCGGCCGTACTGCGTCCTCAGTGACAACTGCGAACACTTTGTTAACTATCTCCGCTATGGAAAAGCGGTATCTCTGCAG gtgtgtaatAGAATCCTGTCCCTGGTTAGTGGGCTTTTTAAGTATTTGCTGTTTGGTATCgtggctggagcaggagctctttGCATGAtctag
- the LOC130531863 gene encoding phospholipase A and acyltransferase 3-like isoform X4, with protein MAPVLYVEEPELGDLIEIDRGLYQHWAVYVGDGFVANLASPFGGRGGQSSSVRSLVADQAVVKREELWDVVRNDQWRINNSLDNKYQPHPSHVIVKAACELVGQQRPYCVLSDNCEHFVNYLRYGKAVSLQVCNRILSLVSGLFKYLLFGIVAGAGALCMI; from the exons ATGGCTCCAGTCCTG TATGTTGAGGAACCAGAACTGGGAGACTTGATAGAAATAGACCGCGGTCTCTATCAGCACTGGGCCGTCTATGTCGGTGATGGATTTGTGGCTAATTTGGCATCACCGT TTGGAGGACGGGGTGGACAGTCCAGCAGCGTCAGGTCACTCGTTGCTGATCAGGCTGTCGTgaagagagaggagctgtgggATGTGGTGCGAAACGACCAGTGGAGAATCAACAACAGCTTGGACAACAAGTATCAGCCCCATCCGAGTCACGTCATCGTGAAGGCAGCCTGCGAGCTGGTGGGCCAGCAGCGGCCGTACTGCGTCCTCAGTGACAACTGCGAACACTTTGTTAACTATCTCCGCTATGGAAAAGCGGTATCTCTGCAG gtgtgtaatAGAATCCTGTCCCTGGTTAGTGGGCTTTTTAAGTATTTGCTGTTTGGTATCgtggctggagcaggagctctttGCATGAtctag